GGTTCCGGCCGGGCTGCAGGCAAGGCTGTCAGCTGTGCTGAGATTGTCAAACGGCGGGTTCCAGGCCTTCACCAGCTTACCAAGCTGCGCTTCCTGCAGACCGAGGACAGCTGGGTGCCAACCTCACCTGACACAGGCCTAGATCCCCTAACAGTACGCCGCCATGTGCCTGCGGTGTGGGTATTGCTCAGCCGGGACCCCCTGGACCCCAATGAATGTGGCTACCAGCCCCCAGGGGCACCCCCTGGCCTGGGCCCCACACCTAGCTCCAGCTGTGGCCCCCGACCCCGAAGAAGAGCTCGAGACTCCCGGTTCTGAGGACCTGCTGAGCAAGCTCTTCTCCAGGCCTGTGTGTCTAAGATGGCTTTGCCTTCTTTGAGAAGACTCTGTAACTGCTCAACATCTCGAACAAGACTTGAGTCTGCAGAACTGAGCCTCCCAGTCCTGCTTCGATTTCTGTCTGGCTTGTAGAAAGGGACTGCTATGAAGAGTGACAGCTGTGGGGTCTCTCCCGGGTTCTGGATTGCTTAAGAGAGACTTACTCTGCCTTCTACCTGCAGTATCTCTGATCTGCCTTCTGACAGAGGTCCTGGGAGTGGGCTGGGAAATAAATCATTTGTCTGATGAGCCTCTGCTTGGCCTACTGTGTAGAGGCGGGATTAAGAGTGTGGGAGTCACCCCAGGAGCTCACAGGCTGCAGACAGGAAGGGTAGGCTCAGGTTAGTGCTGGGAGGATCTGGAGTCAATAAGAAGCCTCAAACAGTAACCTCCCTGACTGTGTCTAGACCCCTGGGTGGCTGTCTGCTGCCTGTTTGGGGCTGGTTTAAGGACTCTACTAggtcacacatttttttctatctgcAGCATATACAGacatatctcattttattgcacttctcAGATACTGCGTTTTTTTACAAAGTGAGAGTTTGTTGCAAATCTGCATTGAACAAATCTGTCGGCGCCATttctccaacagcatttgctcacttcgtttctctgtatcacattttcataattctcacaatatctcagatttttttcattattacactTGTTATATGGATctatgatcagtgatctttgatgttactgctaTAATTCTTTGatggctcagatgatggttagcattttttagcaataaaatatttttaaattaagtatgtacattgttttttagacataatgctattgcacttttaatagactacagtagagTGTAACCATAACTTGTATATAGTGGGAAACCGAAAATTTTGTGTGACTTGCTGTATTGAGATCTTCATTTTGTtgaggtggtctggaactgaatccACGCTATCTCTGACGTATGCCTGCATTATGGTGTAGTAGTTAAGATCATGGTCTTGGGGCACCAGACTACCTCGATTTGAATCCTGATTTGGCCAGTTAATTAGCAAATTACTGCTcctgcctcagtgttctcatctataaaacaggataTAGTGCTTACCTCATAGGgctgttataaggattaaatgtaGGAATAGGTGTATAGGATTCTTAGATCATATATATACACCTGGGCCTATATACAGTCAGATCTGCacatctgtggatgcagaacccgtggatacagagggctgactgtactatACCATCCtgtgtaagggacttgagcatctgcagaatttggtaaaaaaaaaagtccaggggAGCTCTGGAACTAATTCCCTgaggataccaagggatgactgcaAATATTAATTGCTCTCATTATTAATGACTCAGCTTACAAACATGCTTTTGCCTAAAAAACATAACTTCTATCCCACATCTCCCCTCCAGGTCTTTCGTTTTTACCCCTTGCTGCTTCTTTTCTACCTCACCTTGGCCGTAGACTCTCAGATTCACCACGGTCAGGTCAGGGGCATGAGGAGAAAGGTGAAGATTGCAGTGGTAGCCAGGGTTGCCAGGAACCAGAGCAGGATCATGGGCAGTGGTAGACTAAGTGAAGAGTTGAGTGAATTGGGTCCCCCACTGGATTTTAAGGTCTTCTCTGTTGTGTCCAGTATCCTGGGTGTCCAGTCACCAGGAAAGCACACGGTTAGGGCTCTTTTGGGCTAATGTGGAAAGGTGGGCACAGCAGTTTGAGAGTGTTGAAGTGATGCTTGGCTGAGTGCAGGCAGGAGGGGCTGAGATATTGGGAGAGTTGGAGTTGGGAGACTGGAGGCCTCAATAAGGGCTTCTTAGAGCAGGGATGAGGGGACCACAAGGCCAGGAGGCTATGGTCAAAACTTCGAACTTTTTTGCTTTCCAAGATAAGTTGCCCAGAGTGGAGGATGGAGATTTGAGGGATATTAGGAGAGACAGGAAACCCTTTCAGCAGCTGCCCAGCCAGGCCTCTCAACTGCAGAAGGTCATGAAGCATCTAACACTCCAAGAGGCTGTGGTCATGACTCAGGTGTCTTGCTACCAGCAACTGCCTGACTTCTCCCCATTCTCTTTGTGACTAATTCAGGGTTTTTGCATCCCCCCACTGTCATCTTCTGCTTATTGCCTTTTCTCTGAGCAACTCCACTTAAGTGTCTTCTACCATCAACAGCTCTCTGAGTGTCACTGGTCCCCAGAGCCTTAGGGCCAGGCTACTTGCAGACTGTTGATCTTTGGCTCCGTATCCCATCCTGATCCAGTCTGCTGTGGCCAGGGTGTGATGATCATGTGGAATAAGCATGGTGACTGGTGCTGAGGGAATGGTTCAGCAAGGTGGCATCACCAGCTCCAGGGGTCCTAGGATGAACTCCTCATTAAGGCGCCACCCGGGGTCTCCAGGATGATGGCAGGGGTAGTGTGGAGGGAAACTGAGCTGAGGTCAGAATCCCTTGGGGAGAACAGGATCTGCAGCCCAGAATCAGGAGAGAGGACACAGGCTGAGGGAGAGATGGCTAGTGATTCTGGGGCCTTTCCTCTCCTTGGCTTCTGCAGGGCCCACAGGGGACCCACAGGAGGAACGGCAGGGAGGGAGCCAGAGGGAAGTAGGGCCTTCAGAGTTGGAGAGCCTGACCAAGCTTAGGAGGGATGGAGCATGAGAGATGTGTATAATTGCTGATTCAGTTTCTTTACTTCCCACTTTCTCCTTCATCCACTGTAATATGGCTTCTTCCTCCATAATCTCTTAGAAAAGGTTATGCCTGGGCACAAAAGGTAAGGAATTAGAGACAGCTTTTTCAAAAAACTGTATTGTGATGGGAGAGAGGTAATTGGGATACAgagagagttttatttatttgtttatttttaatgcattggAGACTTGAGCATGTGTGTAGGCTGATGGAGGGGGCCTATAGTGAAAGAGACGAAAGATTCAGGAGACTGGGTAACTCCAGTGAGACTCCTTGGGGGAGGGCGGTGGTGAAAGGAAGCGGGCCTGGGAGCAAGGAGGTaagggaagaggagaaatgaCCCCCTACAACAGGAGGGAAGGAGCTGAGGATGGCTCTTACGCATGCGGATGGGTGTGGAGGTAAAGGTGGGACGTGAGGGGATTCAGAGAGTTCAGAAGGCTTCTAATCTCTGGAAGCAGGAGCACTGCTCTGCTGCTGAGAGTGGAGCGAGGAGGCTGGTGGGAAGGAAGTGTGAGATGGTTGCTGCAACTGGGAAAGTTACCCAAGGAGGTACAGGAGGGTGACCAGGCAGGGCTGAAAGCTCAGGTGAGGCTGGTGACCATGAACTTGTAATGTCACCAGTCACGGGGTGTGAGCTCCATCAGCACCCACAGGTGCTGAGGTGAAGACTCAGAGGAAGCGCTGTTGCATTCTTCTAGACTGAGGTTAAGACGGGCAGGAATGATGGAAGAATAGTGAGGACGCTAGCAAGAAACTGCACGTGGTGAAAGGTCATGGAATCCAAACTGagtcaggaaagaaagaagtgaagatACAAAGGGCCAAGGGTCAGTGGCCTGGCGGTCCCTGTGGAGATGTCTGGGGTGGGCCGGGTAGGGAGAGATGAGAACAAGGTGTCAGAGCTGTGCAGTGtctagggctgccatgacaaagtgTCACCTACTGGGTGGCCtacaacaacagaaatgtccGGTCTCACATTTTGGGAGACTAGAAGTTCGAAATCAAGGTGTCAGAGCCATTTTCCCTCCAAAACCTGCAGGGGAACCCTTCCTTGACTCTTTCTGGCTTCTGGCTTGCCAGCAGTCTTTGGCCTTCTTGGCTTTGGGATGCATTACTCCAATCACCCATCTTCACGTTGTCTtccctttgtgtctgtttctgtgtccaaatttctcttttttgtagGGAtgccagtcatattggattagggcccatcccaGTGACCTCagtttaacttgattacctctgtaaagatcCTATTTTCAAAtcaggtcacattttgaggtattaggggttaggacttcaacatagtTTTATGGAGGGAAGCAATTCAACACATAACAGTAGCTAAAGGATGAAATGAAGGCCATCAGTGAGTTTGAGAGTTTTGGGAGCTGACAGGACTTGGTTGTGGGCATGAGAGTAGAGTGCTGCCTGGAGGGAAAGTCACTCACGATAAGGAGCTAAGAGGCTGGGGACTGCGGTGGTATGTGTGCTGAGTTGGGGAGCATCCAGGATACGATGTGCTGAGCTTTCTCACTACCTACCTGAGAAGAGGCATGTCTAGTGAGCTTGTCAGTCTTGAAATGGGGACTTCAGGACACAATAGGACCAGAGGAGTTGCATATCTCCAACATGCAGGCAGGCTCCAAGTCTTGCCGATTTTGCTTCCGAGATCTCTCTCCATTCCCACAGCCTCCATTGGTTTGCGCCCATCATTGTCTTGCAAACCTAGCCACTGGCTGTTCCCTTTGTTAGAATGCTCATCTGCCAGATACCTGCAtggctgtctccctccctcctttaagccttttctcaaatgtcacctcaagGAGGCCTACTCTGACcactccatttaaaattgcacATCTGATCTCCCTTaccctgccttttttcttttttccttttttgcctttGAATATAATTTAtgcctttaatatttttgtttgttgtctgtctcctcctGATGAGAATGTACACTCTGAATGGTCAGGAATCTGTTTTGTTCAGTGATGTAACCTATGGCTCTTGAACAtcgcttggcacatagtaggtgctccataaatatttaataggtGAATGAATATTGAGCCTCCAAGTGTGTGGCCACACCCAGATCTGTCATTCTTCTGCTCCCTTAGTCTCCCCATGCTCAGATTAGAAGATAAGATCCAAATCCATTCACCAGATGGCCTTAAAGGACCCCCTTTATTGGGCACTTCCATGGCACAGTCCGTCTTTGGCTTGGTCCCCTTGGACCCTGGGCTGTGGCCACACTATTCCTCACTTGTCCCACTTGCCATGAGACTTTTCTGCGTCTGAGCCTTTACTCTTGCCATTCTGTCTGCTTACAGCTCATCAAGAATGTTCAAAGGACACCGGTGGCTCTCTCTCTTCAGGCCCAGCCTGCTCACTTTCCCCTGTTTGCTTGGAGCTCAGGAATCAGGCCTGGTCTCTAAGGCACCTCCCCTCCCAGGTGATGTCTGGCTGCACTTCTGAGTCTGTCCACAAGATGGCGGCATTTGCAAAGGAATAGCCTATCCGTTCCCTTTGCAGGATCTGTGCAGAAAGACAGTCAAGGCTTGAAATTTGCCTTCAGTAGGCTCAGTGACCTCTCAGTTATCCAACAAATAGCTAACCATCACCCATTATGGGACAAATATAGTCACTGGGCTGGGACACTCCAGCCCCCTGAGGGCTATAAGCCATGTATGTAGATGATTTTACTATTGGTGTGATAAGCACAGAAATTTGGGAGGTTCATCAGACTGGAAGAATTCAGAGCCCCTCCTCCAGTCTCCAGGGACAGGCAAAGCTTCAAAGAGAAGGAGGTAATGCCTGTGTAGAATCCTGAAGAAGAGCTAGGAGAAAAGTGGAAAGGACATTCTGGGTAAAGAGCAGGCCTGAGCTAAGGCGTAGAGGTGAGAAGAACACAGGTAGATCACTGGAGCCTGAAGTTCAGAGCAGGGACAGTGAGGAATGAGGCgcagaggtgggtggggggcgggaCCGGAAAGGCCTGAGTGCCTGGCCAAGGAGCTTGGACTTTTCTTGTGGGTGATGGAGAGTCTGAAGGCTTTAAGGGGGCAGTGATGTGGAATATCAGCCTGATGTTTCAGGCTGCTGCAGTGTGGAAGGTGGATTGGGAGcacagggcagggagagcagcGAGGAGGCGGCTGTAGGGATCCAGCGGGAGACGGTGAAGCTAAAATTGTGGCTGGAGCGGGCTCTGGAGAAGCCCCTCCCAGCCCACGAGAGCTTTCAAGGCTTGGCACTTTGAAAGGTTTCTTGACCCCCAGCACCCTCTTCCCAACCATCGGAGCTGCCTCAGTTCTCTGTTCCTGAGACTCCTTTGGGCTCTATCCTAGCCCCTCTGGTTATTCTGGCTACAACCAGGCCTCTGTCAGTTTCCACGTGGAGGCCACAATGTCCCAGGTCCCTCTCTGTTGGTAGATGTATTGCCTTTAGCTGAGCCTACACCCCAGCCCCTCTAAGTGTGATCCCTTCATGCACTCCCTTCTTTGACTCCAGAGAGGAGTGTGACCAAAGGGCCTCCTCCACCAGGGAGCCAGAGTGAGCACTGGTCACTCACTGCCATGCCCGCTCCATCAGAGTtcatgtgcacacacgtgcaagGGCATGCATGCAAGTGTACTGTTGGTAGGACTGATGCTGAGGGAAGGGCATTCCTGGAAGGCAGAGGCGCATCACCTGAGGAAAGATCTGGAGGAAGGAGAGTACAGGGAAGTGTTTGGGGAGCAGCGGGGGAATGTCATTAGCAGGGCCTGGCAGCGACAGGTCAGGGCCTGTGAGGTCAGGCCTGGAACCATACCGTGTACTGCAAGCAGGGG
The nucleotide sequence above comes from Camelus dromedarius isolate mCamDro1 chromosome 10, mCamDro1.pat, whole genome shotgun sequence. Encoded proteins:
- the RPP25L gene encoding ribonuclease P protein subunit p25-like protein codes for the protein MEHYRKAGSVELPAPSPMPQLPPDTLEMRVRDGSKIRNLLGLALGRLEGGSARHVVFSGSGRAAGKAVSCAEIVKRRVPGLHQLTKLRFLQTEDSWVPTSPDTGLDPLTVRRHVPAVWVLLSRDPLDPNECGYQPPGAPPGLGPTPSSSCGPRPRRRARDSRF